GTCGCCGAGCGGCTGGGCGACGGGATCGTCCCAGATATCCGTGCGCTTGACCTTGTTGAACAACCACATTGCCGTGCCTCGAAAGCGCGGCAAGCATAACTGGCCCTGGTGCAACCTGTGAATGGCGGAGTCTGCGCGATGCCGAGCAAGCGGCGAGCTATGGCGCTAGAGCCACACCGCGCCGCCCGCTCCGCGAAATAGACGTGCGAAGCAAGAAGCCAAGTTTACACTGCGTCACACGCGGGGCAAAAAAGTTCCGCACACGGACGCTGACGAATCCTCTGCGGCGTGACGACGCCTCACGCCGCAGGAACGATCTTTCCGGGATTGAAAATGTTTTGCGGATCGAGCGCGAGCTTCAGCGCCCGCATCGCATCGAGCGCCTCGGGACCGAGCTCGGCCTTCAGATATTTCTGCTTGCCCTGCCCGATGCCGTGCTCGCCGGTGCAGGTGCCGCCCATCGCCTGCGCACGTTCGACCAGCCGATGCATGAACTCCTCACCGCGCGCCATCTCGCCCGTGTCGTTGACGTCGCAGAGCATCGAGCAGTGGAAATTGCCGTCGCCGACATGGCCGACGATCGGCGACAGCAGATTGAGCCGCTTCAAATCCTCTTCGGTCTCGGTGACGCAATCGGCCAGCCGCGAGATCGGCACGCAGACGTCGGTGGCGACGACGCCGATGCTGTCGCCGGGGCGCAGCGCCTTGACGGACCAGTAGGCGTCATGCCGGGCCTGCCACAGTCTGGTGCGGTCCTCCGGCTTGGTGGTCCAGGTGAAGTCGCCACCACCGCATTCCGCGGCGATGTCGCGGAAATTCTTCGACTGCTCGGCAACCTCGACCTCGCTGCCGTGGAATTCGAGCAGCAGCAGCGGCGTCTCGGGCAGCGACAGCTTCGAGTAGCTGTTGCAGGCCTTCACCTGCGCGGCGTTGAGCAACTCGATCCGGGCGACCGGGATGCCGGTCTGGATCGCGAGGATCGTGGCCTGGCAGGCGCCGCGTACGGTCTCGAACGAACACGCGGCGGCCGCGATCGTGTCGGGAATGCCGCGCAGGCGGATGGTCAGTTCCGAGATGATGCCGAGCGTGCCCTCGGCGCCGACGAACAGATGCGTGAGATCATAGCCGGCCGACGACTTCTTGGCGCGGGTGCCGGTCGTGATGATCTCGCCGTCGCCGCGCACCACCTTCAGCGCCAGCACGTTCTCGCGCATGGTGCCGTAGCGCACCGCGTTGGTGCCGGAGGCACGGGTCGAGGTCATGCCGCCGAGCGAGGCATCGGCGCCGGGATCGATCGGGAAGAACAGGCCCTGGTCGCGCAGATGCTCGTTCAGCGCCTTCCGCGTCACGCCGGGCTGGATCACGCAGTCGAGGTCCTCGGCATGCACCTCGAGCACCTTGTTCATGTCGCGCAGATCGATGCAGACGCCGCCCGCCGGCGCGTTGACCTGGCCTTCGAGCGAGGTTCCGGTGCCGAACGCGATCACCGGCACGCGATTGGCGGCGCAGATCCGCACCACGTCCTGGATGTCGGCGGTTTCCTGCGCCATCACGACCGCGTCCGGCGGCTGGTTCGGCAGCCACGTGGTGGTATGGGCGTGCTGCTCGCGCACCGCCTGCGACGTGACGAGCCGGTTGCCGAACCGCGCCGCCAGCGCATCGATCGCGCGCTTCAGGGCCTCAGGTTCAGGTCGCGTCACATTGCTCGAAATCGTTGTCGCCACGTCAAATTTCCTCCCGGCTTTAGCCGACCGTGGCAAAGCTTGTATAAGGGGTCAAGAGAGCCTGACTTGAAAAAGTGGCCGCCGGAGTCACAGAAAAGCTCATGCTCGCAAGGCAACGAACCGGGGATGGAAGATGACGTCAGAGACTGCCACGAGCGAGATGCCGCTTCCACCAGCCCCGTTCAGATCGTCCGTGATGCAGATCGAGCCGCAATGGATCGACTATAACGGCCATCTCAACATGGCCTATTACAATGTGATGTTCGACCGCGCCATCGACGAGATGTGGCTGCAACTCGGCATCGGGCCGGTCTACATGAAGGCACGGCACTGCTCGACCTTCACCGCCGAATGCCACGTGCGCTACTTGCGGGAAATCCATCTCGGCGATCCCGTGCAGGTTTCGGTCTTCCTGCTCGGCGCCGACGAAAAACGGCTGCACACATTCGAGGAGCTGCGCCATGCCACCGAGGGCTGGCTGTCGGCGACCTCGGAAAACCTCACGCTGCACATCGACATGGAGGCGCGCAAGGTAGCGGCATTTCCGCCTGACATCCGCGCCCGCGTCAAGGCGATCGTGGACAGCTATGCCGGCGTGCCGCACCCCGAGGGCATCGGCCGCAACGTGGCGATGCCCTCGAGAAAATAGCCAGCCTTGGCTACACTCGCGTGCGGCCGCGCGCCAATCCGACCACCGCCGACACCAGGAAAAGGATGATGGCGATGAAGAAGATCGCCTTGGCGATTTCGATCGAGGCGCCGGCGATGCCGCCGAAGCCCAAGATGCCCGCGATCAGGGCGATGACCAGGAATGTGACGACCCAGCTCAGCATGATCAAACCTCTGCTTGGTTTCCTCGCGCCGCCTTTCGCCCGGCGCCATAGCTTGAGGAAACAAATCGGCAGCGGAACGCTGGTTCCTGAGGGTGAAACCGCGAAATTTTCGCCGATTTCAGGAACCAAGCTCACACTGGACTGCTGCCAAAACCGTGACTGCCGTCGGGGATAAAACCTGTCAAAACGGCCGATCAGGCCCTATATGGCCTTCAATCCCTGCTAAGAAAGCTCCCCTTCACCGTCCCACGGTGCCATCGTGGGGCCGAGACGATTCGCCAATGACCGAGCCGAGCAAATTGCCCCATCACGGCGTTCCCGAGCACCAGCCTGCGGCTGGCGGCATCGCCGCGCGTGCGCGGGCGGCCGCCGGTCCGCAATATCTCAACGGCCTCAACCCCGAGCAGCGCGAGGCGGTCGAGACGCTCGACGGTCCCGTATTGGTGCTCGCCGGCGCCGGCACCGGCAAGACGCGCGTGTTGACCACGCGCATCGCGCATATCCTGAGCCAGGGCCGCGCGCGCCCGCAGGAAATCCTGTCGGTCACCTTCACCAACAAGGCGGCGCGCGAGATGAAGCTGCGGCTCGGCCAGATGCTCGGCCAGGCGGTCGAGGGCATGCCGTGGCTCGGCACCTTCCACTCGATCGGCGGCCGCATCCTGCGCATCCATGCCGAGCTGGTGCAGCTCAAATCCAATTTCACCGTGCTCGACGTCGACGACCAGGTGCGGCTCTTGAAGCAATTGCTGCAGGCCGAGAACATCGACGACAAGCGCTGGCCGGCGCGGATGCTGGCCGGGCTGATCGACAGCTGGAAGAATCGCGGGTTGTCGCCGTCGCAGGTGCCGGCGGGCGAGGCCGCCTCGTTCGGCAACGGCAAGGGCGGCAAGATCTACGCGACCTATCAGGAGCGGCTGAAGATCCTCAACGCCGCCGATTTCGGCGACCTGCTGCTCGAGAACATCCGGCTGTTCCGCGAGAACCCCGACGTGCTGCGACAGTACCAGAACCGCTTCAAGTTCATCCTGGTCGACGAATATCAGGACACCAACGTCGCGCAATATCTGTGGCTGCGGCTGCTGTCGCAGGCGCCTGCGCGGCAGGGTCTTCCGATCTCGGCAATCATTCCCGGCGCGACCGATGCTGAACCGGCGAAGGAAGACGCCACCGCGCAACCGGCGCCGGCTCCGCCGTCCGCACCGCCGCGCAACATCTGCTGCGTCGGCGACGACGATCAGTCGATCTATGGCTGGCGCGGCGCCGAGGTCGACAACATCCTGCGCTTCGAGCACGATTTCCCCGGCGCCAAGGTGATCCGGCTCGAGCGCAACTACCGCTCGACCGGCCACATCCTCGCCGCGGCCTCGCATCTGATCGCGCACAATGAAGGCCGGCTCGGCAAGACGCTGCGCACCGAGGACGTCGACGGCGAGAAGGTCACCGTCACCGGCTCCTGGGATTCGGAAGAGGAAGCGCGGGCGATCGGCGAGGAGCTCGAGGAGCTGCAGCGCGCCGGCGAGAACCTCAACGACGTTGCCATCCTGGTCCGCGCCTCGTTCCAGATGCGCGAGTTCGAGGACCGCTTCGTCACGCTCGGCCTGCCCTACCGCGTGATCGGCGGCCCCAGATTCTATGAGCGCGCCGAAATCCGCGACGCGCTGGCGTATTTGCGCACCATCAATTCGCCGGCCGACGATCTCGCCTTTGAGCGCATCGTCAACGTGCCGAAGCGCGGCCTCGGCGACGCCACCGTGCAGCTGCTGCATGACCATGCCCGCAAGCGCCGGATTCCGCTGTTCGAGGCGGCGCGCGCCGTGGTCGAGACCGACGAGCTGAAGCCGAAGGCGCGGGGCTCGCTGCGCGGCCTCGTCATGCAGTTCGACCGCTGGCGCGCCCAGCGCGAGGTCACCTCGCACACCGAGCTCGCCGAGATCGTGCTCGACGAGAGCGGCTACACCGAGATGTGGCAGAAGGACCGCTCGGCGGACGCCGCGGGCCGGCTCGACAACCTCAAGGAACTGGTGCGCTCGATGGAGGAATTCGAGAACCTGCAAGGGTTTCTCGAACATATCTCGCTGGTGATGGACCGCGACGGCGAGGCCGGCGACGAGGCGGTGTCGCTGATGACGCTGCATTCGGCCAAGGGCCTCGAATTCGACAACGTGTTCCTGCCGGGCTGGGAGGAGGGCCTGTTCCCGAGTCAGCGCACGCTGGACGAACAGGGCCGCGCCGGGCTCGAGGAAGAGCGCCGCCTCGCCCATGTCGGGCTGACCCGCGCCCGCCGCCGCGCAAAAATCTATTTCGCCACCAACCGCCGCATCCATGGCACCTGGTCGACCACGATCCCTTCCCGCTTCCTCGACGAGCTGCCGGCGCACAATGTCGAGATCACCGAATCCAAGGGTGGATCGGGCTGGGGCGGCAGCGGTGGCTACGGCGCCTCGCGCTTCGACAACCTCGAATCATTCGGCTCGAGCTATTCCACCCCGGGCTGGCAGCGCGCCCAGGCCAACCGCGGCCGCGGTGGCGGGGGCCGTGGCGGCGGCTTCGAGGAGCGGCAATCATCTTTTTCGTCTGATAGCTTCAGCCGCACCAAGCGCGGCCCAATGGTGATCGAGGGCGAGCTGGTGGCGAAGTCCACCGGCACGACGTCGGAATTTTCGCTGGACGATCGGGTGTTTCACCAGAAATTCGGCTACGGCCATGTGGTGAAGATCGACGGCAACAAGCTGACCATCGCCTTCGAAAAGGCCGGCGAGAAGAAGGTGGTCGACAGCTTTGTGGAGCGGGCGTGACAGAACGGCCTTCTCTGTTCGTAGCCCTTGACCCCAGTTGAATTCACGGGTTGAGATGGCCCCATGGTCCGGGGTGGGTTTTTCCTTTTTGTCGTCGCGCTCACTGCGCCGTCGCTGGCGGTCGCGGAGACGCTCAGCTTTGGCGATTCGGCAGCCGCACTCGCCAAGGCCTGCGGCGCAGACATCACCGCCAACTGCCGCGGCGTCAACCTCGACTCCAACCGCCTTAAGGAATGCCTGTCGCGCAACCGCGACGTGATCTCGCCGACCTGCAAGGAGAGCTACTTCTCCACCCTCGATGCGATCCAGAAGCGGATCGCGGCGCGCGTGACGGTTGCCAATGCCTGCACCCGCGAGATCGTCAAGGTGTGCGGCGGCTCGACCAAGGAGACCAGCAAATCGGTGCCCTGCCTGGTCGCCGCCAAGGGCCTCAGCCGCAATTGCGCCCAGGCGATCAATGACGCGGGGTATCAGTGATGCGCCGAGGCCTGCGCGATCTCGGCCTGCTCGGCACGCTGGTCTTGCTGGCGATGCCGCTCGCGCATGCGCAGACCGCGATCACGCGCGATGACGTCATCGCCAAGCTGGATCATTTCGAGACGGCTGCCGAGATCGACGTTCCCGCGCTGCGCCAGCAGGTGCTCGAACGATCACGCTCGCGTTCGAAGAACGAGCCGCCGCCGTCGAAGCGGCCACCGATCGCCCCCGACCTGAACAACCTGCCGGCATTCAATGCCGACATCCAGTTCGACGTCGACACGCCGATCGTGCTGCCGAATTCCTATCAGACCGTCGGGCGTATCGCCGATGCGCTGACGCACGCCTCGCTATTGCCGTACACCTTCCTGATCGTCGGTCACATCGAATCGACCGGCCGGCGCGAGAACAACGTGATCCTGAGCCAGCGGCGGGCCGACGCGATCCGCGACATTCTGGTCAACACCTTCAAGATCGCGCCCAAGCGCCTGCAATCGGTCGGGCTTGGCGAAGAGCAGTTGCTCGATCCCACCCGCATCAATGCGCCAGTCAACAACCAGGTGCAGATCATGCTGGTCGCGAAGGTCGCTGACGAGCCCGCCGCGCACCCAGCCCCGGCGGCGGCGGCCAAGAAGCCGCCGAAATCAATGAAGAAGCGTTGAGGCGACTTTTCCGCCACACCACAGCACGAATTTTCTGTCCGGCCGGGTGATTGCAGAACGGATTATACGTCCCTATCTGCGCTTGACCCTCACTCCGCCCCGCCGGCCCCGATCCGCGTCGGCCATCCCTCCCTCACGCCTCCGACGCTTTCATGTCGCCGATCATCTCCGTTTCCAATCTCTCGAAGACCTACGGCTCCGGCTTCAAGGCGCTGAAGGGCATCAATCTCGATATCAACCGCGGCGAGATCTTCGCGCTGCTCGGGCCGAACGGCGCCGGCAAGACCACGCTGATCAGCATCATCTGCGGCATCGCCAATCCGAGCCAGGGCACGATCAGGATCGGCGGCCACGACATCATCAGGGATTATCGCGCGGCAAGGTCGATGATCGGGCTGGTTCCACAGGAACTGCACACCGACGCGTTCGAATCGGTATGGGCGACCGTCAGCTTCAGCCGCGGCCTGTTCGGCAAGCCGAAGAACCCCGCTCATATCGAGAAGGTGCTGCGCGACCTGTCGCTGTGGGACAAGAAGGACAACAAGATCATCACGCTGTCCGGCGGCATGAAGCGCCGCGTGATGATCGCGAAGGCGCTGTCGCACGAGCCGCAGATCCTGTTCCTCGACGAGCCGACCGCAGGCGTCGACGTCGAGTTGCGCAAGGGCATGTGGGAGGTGGTCCGCACGCTGCAGGCGTCCGGCGTCACCATCATCCTGACCACGCACTACATCGAGGAAGCCGAGGAGATGGCCGACCGCATCGGCGTCATCAACAAGGGCGAGATCATCCTGATCGAGGACAAGGCGACCTTGATGCAGAAGCTCGGCAAGAAGGAGCTGACGCTGCAATTGCAGAACAAGCTCGACGCCATTCCGCCGGCGCTCGCCGCCTACAATCTCGAACTGTCCGACGACGGCCACGCAGTGACCTACGACTACGACACCAAGGGCGATCGCACCGGGATCACCAGCCTGCTCAACGATCTCCGCAACGCCGGCATCCGCATCTCCGACCTCGACACCAGGCAGAGCTCCCTCGAAGACATCTTCGTCAGCATCGTGAGGGCGCCATGAACTATCGCGCGATCCGGGCGATCTATCTGTTCGAAATGGCGCGCACCTGGCGCACGCTGCTGCAGAGCATCGTCTCGCCCGTGGTCTCGACCTCGCTGTATTTCGTGGTGTTCGGCGCTGCGATCGGCTCGCGCATCACCGAGGTCGAGGGCGTCAGCTACGGCACCTTCATCGTGCCCGGCCTCGTGATGCTGTCGGTGCTGACACAGAGCATCTCCAACGCCTCGTTCGGCATCTACTTCCCGAAATTCGCCGGCACAATCTACGAGATCCTGTCGGCGCCGATCTCGTATTTCGAGATCGTGATCGGCTATGTCGGCGCGGCCGCCACCAAGTCGATCATTCTCGGCCTGATCATCCTGGCGACCGCCGGACTGTTCGTACCGCTGCATATCCAGCATCCGGTCTGGATGCTGACATTCCTGGTGCTGACCGCGGTCACCTTCAGCCTGTTCGGCTTCATCATCGGCATCTGGGCCGACGGCTTCGAGAAGCTGCAGATGATCCCGATGCTGGTGGTGACGCCGCTGACCTTCCTCGGCGGCAGCTTCTACTCGGTGAACATGCTGCCGTCGGGCTGGCGCACCATCACGCTGTTCAACCCGGTGGTCTATCTGATCTCCGGCTTCCGCTGGAGTTTCTACGAGATCGCCGATGTCAGCGTCGGGCTGAGCCTCGGCATGACCGCAGCGTTCCTGATCGCCTGCATGGTGATCGTGGCCTGGATCTTCAGGACCGGATATCGGCTGAAGAACTGAGACCCGTAGCCCGGATGAAGCGCAGCGCAATCCGGGACAGCCTCGCGGTTTGGCACCAGAGGCCCCGGATTTCGCTTGCGCTCCATCCGGGCTACGCACCAGCTCAATAGCAATGGAAATGGCCGTGGCGGTAATAGCCGCGGCAGCGATGGCCGCGGCGGTAGCCGCGATCCGGGATGCCGAACACGCCCTTGACCGCGCCCATGGCGCCACCGACGCCGGCGCCGACGGCGCCGCCAACCACGCCGCCCACCGGACCGGCGACCCGGTTGCCCTCGTAGGCGCCCTCGTGGGCCCCGCGGACGATGCCCTGGGCATGGCCCGCATGGGGGACAGCGGCCAGCGTCAAAGCGAGGCCAGCGGCTGCAAGCAGGAGCCGCGCGGAGAGGCCCGCTGGGTGGACGGCCGCGGTCTTAACTTTGCTGTTGTTCATCTGGGTTCCTTAAAGTGCGACGCGAATGCGTCGTCGGGGCGGGATTGTGAAACGCCCATGCGGCCAAATGGTTGCGTTCGGCGGTTCATCGGGGCTGTCGTCGCACCCTGCTCGCGAAAAAGTCAGCACGTCGTGACGGGCCCGCCCGGCTTCGGCCTTGTTTGCGCCGCGCGCGGGATTAACGATGCGCGAAGTCCGCGACTGGAACCAAGTTCGGATTCCGTGCATATTGGTTGCCGGGGACGGAGAGCCGCTGCTGCGACAGGCCTGGAGGCCAAGGTAATAAAATGCGTTCGTTCCTCATTGCGTTTACGTCCGTAATGCTGGTCACCGCCGGCGCCGCGCAGGCCAAGGTCGATATCACCATTGACAAGGACAACCAGCAGATGACCGTCGCGGTCGATGGCGTCGCGCGCTATCACTGGCCGGTCTCAAGCGGCATACCCTCGCGCGAAACGCCGAACGGCACCTTCCGCGCCTTCCGGATGGAAGAGGATCACTACTCCAAGGAATTCGACGACGCGCCGATGCCGCACTCGATCTTCTTCACCAAGATCGGCCACGCGATTCACGGCACCGATTCAGTGAGCCGTCTCGGCACGCCGGCCTCGCACGGCTGCGTGCGGCTGTCGCGCGACAACGCCTCGACGCTCTACGCGCTGGTCCAGAAAGAAGGTGTGCTCAACACCACGGTGACGCTGACCGGCTCGTCCCAGGTCGCGCTGGCGCGCAATCCGCGCGGGCGCAACGGCACCGCGGTCGCCCGCCGCGCGCCGCAGCAAGACGAGCAGTATGGCACTGCCGCCGCCGGCGACCCCGTCGTCCTGACCCCGCAGCCGCGCGAATATCCGGCGCAGGCTCGCGTCGACGACGGTTACATCTATCCGGCCGACGGCAGCTCGACCGCCCAGCGCTACCCGGCGCCGCCGTCGGCGCGCCGTGCCTACGGCGCGCAGGCCTATGGCCAGCAGCAATACTACGGCAACCAGGGCTACGCGCCGGCGCCACAGGTCTACTATCAGCCGCGGCCGAACTATCCGCGGCAGCGCGATTTCTACGGCAACAGCTATCAGGACTGAGACCGGCCCCTGATCCGTCGGTGGCGCCGTCACCCTGCGCCGTCGGTTCCCGAGGCCCCCTCACCCGCTTGTGAAGGCCTGGAAAGGCCCGTGCGGCCGTGCCCCGTGGCCCGTCGTCGCGCCGTCATCTGATTGTAAGATTAGCCCGATATTCGGCGGCAATCGTCGCCCGCCTGGCCTCGGAAGGCCGATTCACGCGGAATGCCCGCTGAAATCAGAGCGAGAGGCGCGCGTCACGAAGGCAGTATCAGAGGTCGGAAATGAAACGGGGCTTCGTTGTCCTTTGCCTGTGCATCGTGGCGATGGCCGGCTATTTCACGACGGACAGATGGGCGATCCGTCACGCGACGCTGACGTTCCACGACGTGCTGCGCGACGACCGCAACGTCACGGTCGAAGTCGCGGTCCGTCGCGACCGGCAGATGCAGGCCATGGCCGAGATGATCGAGCTGCCGGTCGCGATCCTCAGCCACGGCAACACCGTCAAGAACACCGAGTACTCGTTCCTCACCAACGTGTTCGCCTCGCGCGGCTACCTCGTGGTCAGCATTCAGCACGACCTCGACTCCGACGCCCCGATGGTGACCAAGGTCGGCGAGGAATATGTCGGCCGTCGCATGCAATATAATCGCGGCGTCTTCAACATCATGTATGCGATCGACGAGCTGAAGAAGCTGTATCCGAACGCAAACTATCGCGCGCTGACGCTGATCGGTCACTCGAACGGCGGCGACATCTCGATGTTCTTCGCCAAGCAGCATCCCGACCTGGTCAAGAAGGTCGTGACGCTGGACAATCTGCGCGTTCCCTTCATCACCGACAGCAAGATCAAGATCCTGTCGTTCCGTTCCAGGGATCCGGTGTTCAAGGCCGATCCGGGCGTCGTACCTGACGACGAGACCTGCGCCAGGCTCGGCATCAAGGTGGTCCGGACCCAATTCCACCACAACGACCTCAGCGACCGCGGCCCCGACAGCGCAAAGTCGTCGATCCAGGCCGGCGTCGAGCAATTCCTCGACGAGGATGCCGGCGAGACCACGCCGACGATGCCGCTGCTCGCCGCTTCGACGCCCGCCTCCGCGGCGACGGCACCGGAAAGAAAATAGCGATCGCGCTGACGTCGACGTGCGCTCGCCGGTGATGCCGGGCAACGCCTACGCACGCGCGCTGCGTTGCGCCCTGGCAACGAGCCAGATCGCCGAAAGCAGGAAATAGAACGCCCCGAAGCCCGCATAGGGAGCGACGTCGAGAATCGTCGGCGCTACGGTGCCGATCGATCGGCTGATCATGTAGCCGCCGGCAAGCGCCGACTGCGCGCCGCTCAGGATCATCGCCCATTGCGCGCCAACCTGACGCCAGCGCCTGACGCCGGTGGCGAGTTGCAGCACACCCGCGAGGATCGCCCAAACCCCGAACACCGCCAGAACGGCATAGGTGTCGCGGCCGATCGCCGCAATCACGGCGAGCGCCGTGATTGCACTGACCGCGACATTCAACGCTTGAGATGGGTTGGCGATCAACCCGCCGTTGACCCGCGCATCAGCCAGATTGGCGGTTGCGTCCCATGCCGGGTAGATCACGAGCAGGAACGCGGCGATGCCGGCGTGCCGGCTGAACAGAACCGCGGCGGCAACCCAGGCGATCGAGAAGATCGCGCGCCCAAAGCGCGATGACGATTCGACCCAATCTCATCGCGCTTTAGCGCCTACTGCTCGCCGTCGCGCAGGCGCCGGTAGACTGCGCCCAGCACGTTCGAATAGTCGTCGGTCCAGACCCGCTGCTTCTCGTTGGCATCGGTCTCGGTCCAGACATCTGACGAGGCGAGCCTGCCGACGTCCGCTTCATCGCGCGCCGAGACCACGACCGAGGTCGAGAAGATGTACTCGTTGTCGCGGCCGGAATCCTCGCTGTAGACCCAGCTCTTCATGTCGTTGGCATCGGCGATGCCGACCACGACACTGGCCAATTCGAGATGGCGGTTCGAGACGTGCATCACGACCGCGCCCTGCGGCGCCAGCTTCTCCTTGTAGATCGCCATCGCCTCTTCTGTCGCGAGATGGATCGGGATCGCGTCCGACGAATAGGCGTCGACGATGATGAGATCGTAGACGCCGTCCGGCTCCTTGGCGAAGGTCAGCCGCGCGTCGCCGATCACCGGCTTCAGGTTCGGCTCGCAATTCTGGATGTAGGTGAAGTATTTCGGGTCGCGCGCGGTATCGACCATCGACTGGTCGATCTCGAAGAATTTCCAGTCCTCGCCCGGCTGCGAGGCGCAGGTCAGCGTGCCCGAGCCGAGCCCGATTACCGCGACTTTCAGCGGCGCACCCTTGCGCTCGCGGATCGCCGTGATCGCCCGCCCGATGCCGCCGTCCTTGTGGTAGTAGCTGATCGGTTCGGGCCGCCCGGTCACCGGCGTGCCGTCGTCGTTCTTGAACTTCTCGGCGCCGTGGATCGTGGTGCCGTGCATCAGCACGTGATACTGCCCGTTCGGCGTCACCACGATCTTGTGCACGCCGAAGAAGCTGCGCACGGTCTCGACGCGGCCGTCGTCGGACGGATAGGCGCGCAGCACCACCAGCGCGACCACGACGGTTGCGAATATCTTCCGGCGATTTGCGTTCAGCGCAAGCGCGAGCAGCGCCGAGAGCACGCCGACCGCGCCGATCACCCACACCCGGTGGTCGTCGAACCAGTTGAAGATGTCGCCGGCCGAATAGCTCGGCGCGATCAGCGCGACCGCCAGCACCGCGAGGAACGGCCAGTACCAGGCGCTCCAGCGCGGCAGCCGCTCCGCGCCCCCGGGCGGACGGCACAGCGCCGCCAGCGCCAGCAGGATCGGATATTCAGCGATCCATGAGAAGGTGAACGGCGCGATCAGCCCCGCGAACAGGCCGCCGACCATGCCGCCGAACGACAGCGCGACGTAGAAGCCGGTGAGGTATTTCGCGGCGGGACGGGTGCGCGCGAGCTCGCCATGACAGGCCATCGCGATGATGAAGAAGCAGAGCTGATGGCCGCCGAGCGTCAGCAGCAGATT
The window above is part of the Bradyrhizobium sp. PSBB068 genome. Proteins encoded here:
- a CDS encoding alpha/beta hydrolase, coding for MAGYFTTDRWAIRHATLTFHDVLRDDRNVTVEVAVRRDRQMQAMAEMIELPVAILSHGNTVKNTEYSFLTNVFASRGYLVVSIQHDLDSDAPMVTKVGEEYVGRRMQYNRGVFNIMYAIDELKKLYPNANYRALTLIGHSNGGDISMFFAKQHPDLVKKVVTLDNLRVPFITDSKIKILSFRSRDPVFKADPGVVPDDETCARLGIKVVRTQFHHNDLSDRGPDSAKSSIQAGVEQFLDEDAGETTPTMPLLAASTPASAATAPERK
- a CDS encoding DUF308 domain-containing protein — its product is MFSIAWVAAAVLFSRHAGIAAFLLVIYPAWDATANLADARVNGGLIANPSQALNVAVSAITALAVIAAIGRDTYAVLAVFGVWAILAGVLQLATGVRRWRQVGAQWAMILSGAQSALAGGYMISRSIGTVAPTILDVAPYAGFGAFYFLLSAIWLVARAQRSARA
- a CDS encoding fused MFS/spermidine synthase translates to MTSEPSASRNRLVLVVYTAAIFVSALLLFSVQPLFTKMVLPRLGGSPAVWSVAMVFFQSLLLAGYAYAHLLMKLKRRVVPIAVHLVLLVVALLTLPLSIRSGWGEPPTSGYAVWLLGLFAVSIGLPFFALAANNPLLQAWFVRTGHPSGPDPYFLYASSNIGSFLALLSYPVLLEPMFTLRTQNLIWTGGYGLLILLIAGCGVLLLRSPANAGVLNMQVDDADAPAPSWGLRARWIFLAAVPSGLLIAVTAHISTDVAAAPLLWVLPLSLYLLTWVLVFQSRPLLPHKWMLLAQPLAIAGVVILLAVGGEQNLLLTLGGHQLCFFIIAMACHGELARTRPAAKYLTGFYVALSFGGMVGGLFAGLIAPFTFSWIAEYPILLALAALCRPPGGAERLPRWSAWYWPFLAVLAVALIAPSYSAGDIFNWFDDHRVWVIGAVGVLSALLALALNANRRKIFATVVVALVVLRAYPSDDGRVETVRSFFGVHKIVVTPNGQYHVLMHGTTIHGAEKFKNDDGTPVTGRPEPISYYHKDGGIGRAITAIRERKGAPLKVAVIGLGSGTLTCASQPGEDWKFFEIDQSMVDTARDPKYFTYIQNCEPNLKPVIGDARLTFAKEPDGVYDLIIVDAYSSDAIPIHLATEEAMAIYKEKLAPQGAVVMHVSNRHLELASVVVGIADANDMKSWVYSEDSGRDNEYIFSTSVVVSARDEADVGRLASSDVWTETDANEKQRVWTDDYSNVLGAVYRRLRDGEQ